From the Deinococcus aetherius genome, the window CGCTGGGGCTTGGCCCTACTCCAGACGGGCAAGCCGCCGCGCGAGAGCGCCGCCGAGGGTGGTGCCCAGGACGAGGAGCGCGCCGACCAGGGCGGCGTCGAGGAGCACGAGGCCGTAGTACCCCCGGGCGCCGAGGTCGAGCGCGTTCAGGACCGCCGAGAGGTAGTACGCGTCGAGGAGCAGCACGACCCCCTGCCCGATGCGGTGGAGTTCGCGCACGGCGGGCCACTGGCCGGAGGCAGCGGTGACGAGGACGACGGTGACGACCATCGTGAGGGCGCCCGCCCCGAGCCGCAGCGCCCAGCCGACCACCCCCAGCCGGGCGGTGAGGGGCGGCTGGCCCCGCAGCGCGAGGCTGAGCCCCAGACCGGCGAGGAGGCCCGCCGGAAGGACGTACGGGTGGCGCCCCGGGTCGAGGCCGTTCTGGAGCGCGACGAGCAGGTGGGCGAGCCCGAAGCAGAGCGTCCCCGAGACGAGGGCCAGCCCGCTCGTGCTTTGGTCGTGCCCGGCGTCCCGGCAGACCCCGGGGATAACCCCGCGCTCGTCGGGCGGCGCGGCGCGCAGGGGCACCGCGAGCGCCGTTCCCAGGGCGAGGGCGGCCCCCAGCGGCAGGGCGGTGTAGAAGGCGCTGAAAAACTGCCCGCTCCCCGGCTCGGGGCTCAGCCGGAACTCCACTAGGCGCAGGGCGGCGACGGCGAGGCCCGCCCCCAATGCCCCCCCGGCGGCGAGGGGGCCCCAGCAGCGGCGGTCCCGGATGAGGCGGCGGCGCACCCGCCACGCCCACACACTCAGCCGCTCGGGGAGGGCCAGGTCCCCCCGCATCCGGGCGAAGCCGCTCGCGGGGTCAAGATCGGCCCGCGCGTCGGCGAGCGCGGCGAGGAGTTCACCCGTGCGCGACCAGCGCCGCACCCGGCCCGGCAGCTCGCACACCGCCCGGCGCAGTCGGTCGGGGCCCTCGAAGCCGTCGAGCAGCGTGAGGGCCAAGGCGGCGGTCCGGCGCGTTGCGGGGTCGGGCCCCAGCGCCGCCGCCCACGACAGCGGGCCGAAGCCGTGCGTGAGGGCGGCGGCGCTGGGGCCTCCCCCCGTGCCCAGCACGATCCGGGCGGCGCTGCTCGCCCAGCCCCTCACCCGGGCCTCCGGTGAGGTCCCGGCAGCCCGTGAGGGGGCGGCCGCTAGAGTTTCCGGCGGGCTGAACTCCAGGAGTTCGATGGTCGAGCGGCCCTCCTCGTGCCGCAGCAGGTCGAGCCAGGGCCGGGGCGGGTCCTCCCGGGCGACGGCGGCGCGCAGCAGCAGCAGCGCCTGCGGGGGGTCGGCGGGCGGGAGGTCCGCGAGGGCTTCCGCGAGGTGCCGGAGGTCCTCACGCGAGGGCAAAATCCCCTCCTCCTGCCAGTCGTCCCAGACGTGATCGAGGTCGCGCCGGGCCCGGTCCCGGGGGCTTTCCTCCCGCTCCCCCACCTCCGGCGCCGCCCAGGCCAGCGCCGCCCCCGGGGTGAGCGGGATGACGAGTTCACCCCCCTCGTCGAGGAAGAAGGTGCCGAACACCGGGGTCTGCCGGGAGTCCGACGCGCGCCCGACCGCCTTTTGCAGGAAGAGCCCGAGTTCGGAGGAGGTGACCAGGCCGTCGCCGTTCAGGTCCGCCGCGCCCCCGTCCAGGCCGCCCAGCAGGGTGCCCGTGAAGAGCGAGTTGCCCGCGAGCGGCCCGCCGCCGTCGCTGGCCTCCTCGTCGCGCTGGGCGGACGTGATCACCCGGCGGGAACGCTGCCGGGCGAGGGCCTGCTCGTAGCGCAGGGAGCGGTCGGCCCGCTCGACCGTCATCGCGTCGCCCACCGCGAAGCCGCTGCGGCAGGCGTCGAAGATCAGGAGGACATGCCGGGCGGGCAGTTCGCTGAGGTCCACGAGCAGGGGTTCGAGCTTGACGTACTCGCTCCAGTGGTCACCCCGGCTGGCCTCCGCCGGGATGAGGTAGCCGCTCTCGATGCGCCGCCGCCCGACGACGCTCAGGCGGGTGTGGCCGTGCCCCGCGAAGAACAGCACCAGGCTGTCGTCCTCGCGCAGCCGCCCCGGCAACTCGTCCTGGATGAGCGCCTGGATCGCCCCCCGGGTCGCCTCGCGGTTGAGCAGCGGCCGGGTGAGAGGCTGGAAGCCGAACTTCTCGACGAAGAGCTGCTGAACGCGCACGGCGTCGCTCACCGCGTTGTGCAGCGTCGGCCAGGCGGCGTACTCGTCGATGCCGATCACCGCGACGAAGTTGTGCCCGGACCGCAGCGGGGTCTCCTCCGGCCCCAGCCCGAGGTCGCGCGTCACCACCGGCGGGCCGCTCGTCTCCCCCGCCCACCCGTTCAACCCGCCTTCCGCACTGCCGGGCATCCCCACCTCCCCGCCCCCTCGGCGCGTGGCCTGCCGACTCCCCCGCTCCCCTCAACGCACGGTCACCGTGACCGTGAAGGTCCGTTCGGGCGGCGCTTCCCCCTCCCACGCCCGGCGCAGGGCGAGGCGCAGGGTGGCCTCCCCCGCTCCCACGGCCCGGACCTCGAAGGTGCGCGTGCCGCCCCCGCCGATCCCCCCGCCCCCGGGTGTGAAAAGGCCCTCGTCCGTGTGCAGGACGCCGCCCCCGGGCATCTCCGGCGACCAGCGGTAGCCGGTCCCGGGAGTCTCGGGCAGGGTGAGCGTGAGGGTCTCCCCCACCGTCGCCGTCACGTGGCGTCCGTCGTCCGCCTGGGTCAGTCGCATGGGTCCTCCTCCCCGCATGGCCCGGCCCCAGCGTACCGCCCGGGGCGGCGCCGGAACCAGGCCCAGGCCAGTGGGCTCACCAGACGTACAGCTCGTGGAGCAACCCGTCCCCCTCCTCGCGGGCGTCCACGCGCCCGGCGGCGAGGCGGGCGTGCGCACCCAGCAGGGTCAGGGCGAGGTGGGTGCCGTCCGAGGTCGTGGCGAGGCGCTTCCAGCCCTTGTCCTTGAGATACACCCAGGTGTTGCGGTTCTGGTTGACGGCCCACAGGGCGGTGACCCACGTGTCCTGGTGCCAGGTCGTTGCTCCCGCCCCGGAGGCACCCTCCACGCCGGGGGGCGGCCCCATCGTCGGGCCTTCCCGCACCGTCTCGGCCCCTCCGCCAAGCGTCTCCGGGTCCTGCTGCGGTCGTCCTTGGGTCATGGGCTGGCCTCCCTGCCCGGCGCCGGGCGGCGTGAGTTCGGGTCTCGCGTTCGAGTTCGTCATGGGCCCCACCTCCTAGAAGACGTAGACCTGCCTGACCACGCCCTGCTCCACGTACACGTTCGCGGGCAGCTTGCCGAGCTTGGCGGCGGCGAGGTCGGTGAGCAGGGAG encodes:
- a CDS encoding caspase family protein codes for the protein MPGSAEGGLNGWAGETSGPPVVTRDLGLGPEETPLRSGHNFVAVIGIDEYAAWPTLHNAVSDAVRVQQLFVEKFGFQPLTRPLLNREATRGAIQALIQDELPGRLREDDSLVLFFAGHGHTRLSVVGRRRIESGYLIPAEASRGDHWSEYVKLEPLLVDLSELPARHVLLIFDACRSGFAVGDAMTVERADRSLRYEQALARQRSRRVITSAQRDEEASDGGGPLAGNSLFTGTLLGGLDGGAADLNGDGLVTSSELGLFLQKAVGRASDSRQTPVFGTFFLDEGGELVIPLTPGAALAWAAPEVGEREESPRDRARRDLDHVWDDWQEEGILPSREDLRHLAEALADLPPADPPQALLLLRAAVAREDPPRPWLDLLRHEEGRSTIELLEFSPPETLAAAPSRAAGTSPEARVRGWASSAARIVLGTGGGPSAAALTHGFGPLSWAAALGPDPATRRTAALALTLLDGFEGPDRLRRAVCELPGRVRRWSRTGELLAALADARADLDPASGFARMRGDLALPERLSVWAWRVRRRLIRDRRCWGPLAAGGALGAGLAVAALRLVEFRLSPEPGSGQFFSAFYTALPLGAALALGTALAVPLRAAPPDERGVIPGVCRDAGHDQSTSGLALVSGTLCFGLAHLLVALQNGLDPGRHPYVLPAGLLAGLGLSLALRGQPPLTARLGVVGWALRLGAGALTMVVTVVLVTAASGQWPAVRELHRIGQGVVLLLDAYYLSAVLNALDLGARGYYGLVLLDAALVGALLVLGTTLGGALARRLARLE
- a CDS encoding protease inhibitor I42 family protein — its product is MRLTQADDGRHVTATVGETLTLTLPETPGTGYRWSPEMPGGGVLHTDEGLFTPGGGGIGGGGTRTFEVRAVGAGEATLRLALRRAWEGEAPPERTFTVTVTVR